A stretch of Malus sylvestris chromosome 11, drMalSylv7.2, whole genome shotgun sequence DNA encodes these proteins:
- the LOC126590722 gene encoding bidirectional sugar transporter SWEET9-like isoform X1: protein MAAPDAPLLASVFGILGNIVSFMVLLAPLPTFYRIFKKKSTEGFQSIPYAVALFSAMLMLYYAFLKGHAFMLITINSIACVIETSYLVIYMIYAPAKIRIYTAKLLTLFNVGAYGVILFATSLITDPYLRIKIVGWTNVVFSVCVFAAPLSIMRLVIKTRSVEYMSFPLSFCLTLCAVMWFFYGLLLRDLFVAAPNILGFGFGIAQMIMYLVFKKSKKAVLPQYILKEIPNENGVAENDNQLKEEDTNDSKVEDVCSESMTSKVEDARSESMTSKVEDARLESMTSKVEDATTEQNESVV, encoded by the exons ATGGCAGCCCCTGATGCTCCTCTCTTGGCCTCAGTTTTTGGCATTCTAG GTAACATTGTGTCCTTCATGGTGTTACTAGCTCCACT gcCAACATTTTATAGGATTTTCAAGAAAAAATCAACAGAGGGATTCCAATCTATACCTTATGCAGTGGCACTGTTTAGCGCCATGTTGATGCTCTACTATGCCTTCCTCAAGGGACATGCTTTCATGCTCATCACCATCAATTCCATCGCCTGCGTCATCGAAACAAGTTATCTTGTAATCTACATGATTTATGCACCAGCAAAAATCAGG ATTTATACGGCTAAGCTACTTACCCTTTTCAATGTGGGGGCTTATGGTGTGATCTTATTTGCTACTTCCTTAATCACAGATCCTTATCTGAGGATTAAAATAGTTGGGTGGACTAACGTTGTGTTTTCTGTATGTGTATTTGCTGCTCCTCTTAGTATAATG AGGCTAGTTATTAAAACAAGGAGTGTGGAATACATGTCCTTCCCTTTGTCGTTCTGCTTAACTCTATGCGCTGTGATGTGGTTCTTCTATGGCCTTCTACTAAGAGATTTATTCGTAGCG GCACCAAACATCCTAGGGTTCGGGTTCGGGATTGCGCAGATGATCATGTACCTAGTGttcaagaaatcaaagaaagcCGTCTTACCCCAATATATTCTCAAAGAGATACCAAATGAAAATGGGGTTGCAGAAAATGACAATCAGTTGAAAGAAGAAGACACAAATGACAGCAAGGTTGAAGATGTTTGCTCGGAGAGCATGACAAGCAAGGTTGAAGATGCTCGGTCGGAAAGCATGACAAGCAAGGTCGAAGATGCTCGGTTGGAGAGCATGACAAGCAAGGTTGAAGATGCAACTACAGAACAAAATGAATCAGTTGTGTGA
- the LOC126590500 gene encoding aspartic proteinase nepenthesin-1-like, with amino-acid sequence MTNDLIRPKLQFQLIATYTIQVGLGTFDEAFPADPFKSFYLYIDTGSSLLWNLCEDCQKPPNECFHTKAPPYPNSQSKSYKPLPCGRHPLCKPGQCVGDFCSQDITYLSSSAIRTILAGETFHFLSTSGQTEPIEGIVFGCAYDAKNTQYDWEVSGVLGLGYTPNSFPVQISNLIQGAFSFCLCRDLHTTTYLRFGADIPQPPPGSGSVTPLVLLQDIPYYYVNLQGISVDEQRLQIDPSVFAIRKQGQEGGCVMDNGSTFTSLIRPAYDAVIAFLESYFSKIHDFIRAPSPSDLKLDLCYKWSPPPPLGFEDLPPITFHFENNANLEIAHEDGFIELDGDTPGNGVMCLAIMPNDVRIIIGSLQQANYRFIYDLNGRQLKFTPEDCDKNS; translated from the exons ATGACCAACGATTTGATCCGTCCGAAGCTCCAATTTCAGCTTATTGCAACTTACACTATACAAGTTGGCCTTGGCACTTTCGACGAGGCTTTTCCTGCGGATCCATTCAAATCGTTCTACTTGTACATCGACACCGGGAGCAGCCTCTTATGGAATCTCTGTGAGGATTGTCAAAAGCCTCCAAACGAATGCTTTCATACCAAGGCACCCCCTTACCCTAACAGCCAGTCCAAATCTTATAAGCCTCTCCCTTGCGGTCGGCATCCCCTTTGCAAACCAGGCCAATGCGTCGGGGATTTCTGCTCCCAAGACATTACGTACCTGAGCAGCTCCGCCATCCGTACCATTCTCGCAG GAGAAACTTTCCATTTTTTGTCAACCAGCGGGCAGACGGAGCCCATTGAAGGCATAGTGTTCGGCTGTGCATATGATGCAAAAAACACACAATATGATTGGGAGGTTTCGGGAGTTTTGGGTTTGGGATATACTCCCAATTCGTTTCCAGTCCAAATTTCCAATCTTATTCAAGGAGCATTTTCATTCTGCCTCTGTCGTGATTTGCACACTACAACGTATCTCCGATTTGGTGCGGACATCCCCCAACCGCCACCAGGCAGCGGCAGTGTCACACCATTAGTCCTCCTTCAAGACATACCCTATTACTACGTCAATTTGCAGGGCATAAGCGTGGATGAACAAAGGCTTCAAATCGATCCATCGGTGTTTGCTATACGCAAGCAGGGTCAAGAAGGTGGCTGTGTTATGGACAATGGCAGTACATTTACTTCTCTCATTAGGCCTGCTTATGATGCAGTGATTGCGTTCTTGGAGAGTTATTTTTCGAAGATTCATGACTTCATCAGGGCTCCCAGTCCTTCTGACCTTAAGCTCGACTTGTGCTATAAATGGTCGCCGCCGCCACCTTTGGGGTTCGAGGACCTGCCTCCTATTACCTTTCACTTTGAAAATAATGCTAACCTTGAGATCGCACACGAGGACGGATTTATTGAGTTGGACGGTGATACGCCCGGGAATGGGGTTATGTGTTTGGCGATCATGCCGAATGATGTTCGTATTATTATAGGATCGTTGCAGCAAGCGAATTACAGATTCATATATGATCTTAATGGGAGGCAACTAAAATTTACCCCTGAGGATTGTGATAAGAATTCTTGA
- the LOC126590722 gene encoding bidirectional sugar transporter SWEET9-like isoform X2, whose amino-acid sequence MAAPDAPLLASVFGILGNIVSFMVLLAPLPTFYRIFKKKSTEGFQSIPYAVALFSAMLMLYYAFLKGHAFMLITINSIACVIETSYLVIYMIYAPAKIRIYTAKLLTLFNVGAYGVILFATSLITDPYLRIKIVGWTNVVFSVCVFAAPLSIMRLVIKTRSVEYMSFPLSFCLTLCAVMWFFYGLLLRDLFVAAPNILGFGFGIAQMIMYLVFKKSKKAVLPQYILKEIPNENGVAENDNQLKEEDTNDSKVEDVCSESMTSKVEDARLESMTSKVEDATTEQNESVV is encoded by the exons ATGGCAGCCCCTGATGCTCCTCTCTTGGCCTCAGTTTTTGGCATTCTAG GTAACATTGTGTCCTTCATGGTGTTACTAGCTCCACT gcCAACATTTTATAGGATTTTCAAGAAAAAATCAACAGAGGGATTCCAATCTATACCTTATGCAGTGGCACTGTTTAGCGCCATGTTGATGCTCTACTATGCCTTCCTCAAGGGACATGCTTTCATGCTCATCACCATCAATTCCATCGCCTGCGTCATCGAAACAAGTTATCTTGTAATCTACATGATTTATGCACCAGCAAAAATCAGG ATTTATACGGCTAAGCTACTTACCCTTTTCAATGTGGGGGCTTATGGTGTGATCTTATTTGCTACTTCCTTAATCACAGATCCTTATCTGAGGATTAAAATAGTTGGGTGGACTAACGTTGTGTTTTCTGTATGTGTATTTGCTGCTCCTCTTAGTATAATG AGGCTAGTTATTAAAACAAGGAGTGTGGAATACATGTCCTTCCCTTTGTCGTTCTGCTTAACTCTATGCGCTGTGATGTGGTTCTTCTATGGCCTTCTACTAAGAGATTTATTCGTAGCG GCACCAAACATCCTAGGGTTCGGGTTCGGGATTGCGCAGATGATCATGTACCTAGTGttcaagaaatcaaagaaagcCGTCTTACCCCAATATATTCTCAAAGAGATACCAAATGAAAATGGGGTTGCAGAAAATGACAATCAGTTGAAAGAAGAAGACACAAATGACAGCAAGGTTGAAGATGTTTGCTCGGAGAGCATGACAAGCAAG GTCGAAGATGCTCGGTTGGAGAGCATGACAAGCAAGGTTGAAGATGCAACTACAGAACAAAATGAATCAGTTGTGTGA